Genomic DNA from Plasmodium chabaudi chabaudi strain AS genome assembly, chromosome: 1:
tttttaatagAAGAGACTGGCACAAGGGAATCGGTTCCACACACTGTTTCctctttcatattattagttTCAACATTCACACCTTTTATCATATCAATTACAAATACTTGTCCAAATcttgtttcttttttttcaatatgtTGTGCATTTAGTAGTAGGTTATCAATTTTGTCAATACAATCCGTAGTCTTATTACACGTTtgcatttatattcttcaaatgtatataactattaagtaaatcaaattttatcttctaaaaataatgtaaaaacaCATGTCCATGCAAATAGTATGGCAACTGCCTCTTAATTCTACACTCAAATGTCTATAGTGACATGTACATGTGAAATAGCCTAATTGgcttaaaaacaaattttcaaataaaatttaaaaataaaaaatgttgtaaATCTAAAACTCTATCAAACAGAATAAGAAACAGCAAATTATGCTCATTATCGGAACgaatttatacaaaatattatactatTCATaagtagaaaaaaataagtctAGTATAATTCTCTTTATTACTAATAACTTCggaatatacaaatttttttatttacaaactaaacaaatcaaataagtcaaacacaaaataatagcCAAACAAACAAACGTAAAAATCAATcttattcaaataaattgaagcaaacaaatatatgttaaaCAAACCCAACACAAACAATTATTATGcttgaaaatttatatgcacTTAAAAATGCTACAACAAACGGACAAACACTCAAATAGAAAATTGGACATACCCATACGCTACTCCCGATAGTCAGCTAATCAATCTGCTGCCAAAATAAAGAGAAGTAATAATCGAAGAATATGAcaatacaaatttataacaaacaataataaaccAAAACAATCATATATCTTATTCAACTTAAAAATAGACATCCAAATTAAATCGTCGAATCTCATAAttatacatgtatatacaACTATTCacttatatgcatatgcatataaatcaatatttttctaaaacATCGTGaagttaatatatataacatgcaaaaaaaaaattatcgaATCCAATCGTATACATactcatatataaataaaaagtatacacacatatattacCCCatgaattaataatatatatattaatcatgaagaaaataggaatatttttacaaaaccttatgaaaaaaatttaaaattattcatatgtatatataatatatatgtatgtatacaaaaatatataatatatatctatgATATcacaaatgaatatatatattttcatatattatcattgaaaaagaaaatgtataattaataatattaacaaataaaagggagtccacaaaaatatacaaatttctAAAATGtggaaaatgaaaatgtatTACACAGACATAATACTATTTAacaatacatatatataatgtgataataattaatacattttcaaattaacaaatatcAAATAACACGAATTGTTTAACTAATCATATCGTTCATCTTTCAATCGttttatgataaatataaaacaaaaggaaacgaaaaaaaaatactaaaatcaaatatatttaaaataaattattattagacacacaaaaaatacaaataccAAGAATAGAACAAACCTTTTAAGCAATACATATTTAGACTAAATtaacaacaaaaaaaatacaatatataatgaattttactgtgtcttttttttgtagtaAAATACGTTTTGCTTTCAAacaaaatacaaaaaaaaagttttaaatttataatgtaGCACACATAATAATTCGGGAtacatgaaaaatatttatacaccTAATGTGATAcggaaaaaatacaaaaaagcAATGTCTAAAATAAAaccaacaaaaaaaaaaaaaggaaatttCATATGAAAGGTTACGATAGAAAAGCGAAAgctaaattaaaattaataaactatactaaaaattaaatatgcatgcataaaaaaaatacataaaagagctaaaaatataatacacattaaataaataaggaatccataatatatttatatatatatatatgtgtataaaaaaaaaaaaaaagacgatacatttgttaatatacAACATAAGTAGCAATAatctatttattatttttttttttttttttttacacatatattaaacacaccgaataaattatactaatattttttttatccatCCATATATCTATACAATTTAGtaggcatatatatacatacgaTATtctatgtattttttttttgcacacattatattaacaatctttaaaaaaaatatttcctttATTGCACACATAATGCATTCAAatacagaaaaaaaatatataacatatttatactagcatttactttttacatatttttaagcatttaaaagaaatgctatattatgtatgttaagaaaaatattaacaaaataactAAATTtgttcagaaaaaaaatataggaaagctatatatatgaacagTACATACAAATATGTATTCCCACATTTTAgttaaaaacatataaataggtattttatattatcatattttaaagaaaatcTTCTTCGAatttcaattattttatatcataaaaatacgATGATACTTATATACACATTAACCtgtttatacaaaaatcaCCAAGTcgtaaaataattaaccATAccaaaataacaaaaaataaacaatgcCCAAACGAATttaataacaaataaaCACCAATTTTAAgaatgttaataaaaatgtcttTTCATTCGATGatacatacataaataaaatgaaatactTGGATAACCACTAATTGCTATGATCTGAACTATGTAAATACTTaggtatatatacaatatttattgtGTGTAATTATTAACACTTCCCCACtaagtatttatttttacgtTTCAACTTAAAAAtgctaaaaaataaaaatatttttttaatttttataaaaacatcatatatatatgttccATATTATTAACACTATAAATTGTTTACAACCTAAGATCATTACGATATCAAAtgctatataaaaattctttCAACGATTTTCCACATGTATTTTATTCCCCATTAGTACTATATAATCtattataacatttttgtaCTTTAAATATAGGTATAaacttttttgtattttatttgttcttaaaaaatgtattgtAACAtagtaaattaaaaaaggtaaaagtcaaaatataataaccaCATATTACAAACTATAATAAAgtttacaaaaattaatataattccGTTGTGCTATTATACCTAAATTTTTGCATCCTTTTATATACCtactttcttttttctacaataaaatggaaatgaaTTATCCTACATTTTTTCTCTTACAATTTCAAGccatttattttgatattattatatgttttcaTATTTCGGTACTAccactattttttttataccattcctttcaaaatatataaaatatataattaagtaaaggaaaatacacaattatatatcccaattaaatatatataatataaacattaactatctataaaaatatataatctatatattaaaagaaaaaaaaaattattaggatttagtattataattaaaatgcCGATTTAATATACCCTCAACaatgttataaataaatgtagaactactttttcattttttatcaccTTCCACCATTATACTTGAGAGTATTAAAAtgtgaaaatttattagtttgtgtaaatatatattggcTATTTCGCAAAATAcacacatacatatatataatttcataGTATAACACTAGTTcttctatatatacattcgTGTATGTAACGAACAAGTTCATACTCCTATACCCACATTTGGCGTATTAACTAAGCTTATTTAATGTGTGTAaactatttataaaaaaagagagaaaaaaaaagtagctattttttttttcaaaaatgatTAAGCTAGCTATTTCTATGCTAGCCAAAATGGGCCCAAGTAAAGGAAAAGGTCCATTAATAGCCAAATATGCACCTGCTGGTTTTAAGAAAGGATTTGGAGCTATTGGATTAGGAAGGCATACTAAAAAAGgtatcataaaaaatgtagcATTAATCCGCTACTAATGCATACTAGTATTTATGAGTTGTtcacatataaaaatgcacagctttttataaatataactttatatgccattaaatttttcatgccctttttttacaaaGCCTTTGCCATTTTAATGgaagaataatatattgtcCATACAATGACAAATGTTtacatttctttttatattcaaaaatgtGATATACACGATTCgtataatgatatatattaattccCATTGTACaggtttttttataattaacaaGATGCTCGTACCAAACTTTCACGTCCCAGACTTAAGCGATTGCAATGtaatgagaaaaaaaaatatgacttGGTGATAGTTTTTTACATGACCTCATAATCTATGCACACATTATGCTATTACTTTTCCGTTcatgtatatttaattaataattttatataaatatgcttaTTCAAATTATCTACATACTTTTTTGTCCGTTTTTTTAGTTAAAACCATATGTTTCAAGAAAAACACCATTAATTGTTATGAAAAAGCAATTGGGCcccaaaagaaaaattttaaattaaataaaaaatattacacctttaaaaatatgtttttgtattgcttgttaataattttttaactttttattttttttcaaaatttttttttttaattgttttaCAAATTGAGTATGCTCTCTATATTTCATTCCCATATGCTCTCTATCTGCATATAcctgtatatatttttttaaattaattaaactaaaataatgtaaaattatttataaatcaaataaatatataaacagttatacactatttttttaaattatccGCACTAGCTTCAAAACAATTTTGTggcttttttttaataaagaatatatttactatgGAAAGCAGGAAAATctatgtaaaataaaaaaaatgtttgaAAGGCTAGCCAAACAAATAACGAACATATaagcataatatataaaacatattctTTGCCCATATTCTTCCACATTTTAAAtcataaatgataaataatatatgtataaaaatgtgaatcaagcatttatatattaaaagttttaacagcataacatatatcaaaaattttcaaaaaaaattacaaaagtTCAAATTGAGAACTATCAAAATTCAAACTCAAAAGAgaatatattgtatatatctTACATGCCCATATATGCATAGCCCTATAACCTACACATAAAAAgctatgaaaaaaaaggtaTTCCACATATGAACGAGTCATACATAAAACTAATCATATCAAATAGTAGTAATCACAAAAATAGCGAAGATGCctttaattatatgtgCCAAGAAATTTACAATAAACCCAATGATGAAATATCCAAAGAGCCACTTGGTGAACTACTTTATATAGGAATATTAATTCAAAGAAATGATAAAacatgtaataatataaaatatgtaaaaaattggaTTGATGCTTGTAAAAATCTAAATATCCATCCTGATATCacttttaatgaaaataattcagaAATATCGACTTTGGCACATAAATTCCAGCTACTACATGAACATAATGTGGATGATGATTTTAAGGTTGTATGTAAGAGGTtgataattaaaaaaaaaaaacaagatGAAAAAGATAGCAATCAAACTGATTGCGAATTGAATGCTGACAACAATTCAGACAAAATAGATGAGTTAGGTCAGACTAATAATTCACACACTAATgtagaaataaaagaaaacaaatCTGGTGATCTACAGTTTGTCAATATTGATACTAATTCAATCGAATTAAACCAAATAGAacaacataataataatatatatttttttattaacaattcatattatgatatagaaggaataatatatcttatAGAATTCCCTTTATCAATTTCTCAAAAATacattaacaaaaaattaaatttaaaaatacaaattagcgaaaataatattatcgaaaaacaaaaacataatcattttttaactgaaaaaaatgcaaatgatttaaaaaatatttttaattatccATCcccattattaaataatataaattggTCTTCAACATTTACATCCGGATTTTcacaagaaaaaaaaaaatcaagcaataataaaaacagtACAGAAGAATATAACAAtgatcaaaattataatcaatcagatgatgatgatgaagaaaatgatgacgaaaataattatatagatacagaaaaaaatttccCATTACATGTTaatttacataatatttgtatgtctttacataaatatgatgaatTTATGAGAAGttcaaataaaagtaacaaaagttataaacaaataattttacataaacctattataattgttaaaccattaaatataaagtgTAAAATAGTagatcattatttatatgtggaaattgaaaatataacgAAAAAccataaaatacaaatttttgaattattttcaaaatcaattaatattgataataatatattcccATTCTCATTATGCCCTGAAGATACCTAttccttttattttccaattataaattttgtagAGACGATTacattaaataatgtaaaggTAGATACAAAgtatagtaaaaaaaaaaactcaCGAAAAcataacaataaaaatatgattgaTTCAGCTATTCTTTCTTGTAATGAGGATGAAAGAAATAACCTTCAACAGGAATATATACaacaaaatgatattatacaaaaatataaaaatggaaatgaaATCTTAACACTTCgtattaataatgataaaactattatttcattatcttTAAAATGGTGCATTGATaattcattaaataattatatatggtCACAATATTTCTTGGAAGAAGAAATGCCTTCTCAAAATTTATTCGATTTAGAAGTTTCTTTTGTTAAAGAAATTAATTTCTCATCTATATTAAtagctatttttaatttttataataattcatatgAAGATATCGATTTAACTATTAAAATACAAGAGCCAAGCAATAATATTACCAATAAAATACATTCATCActtatatcatttaattcCATAATTGATGTTGGTATTATTAAACCTCACCAACGAAAGGCAGTCAGTGTTAAATTATTAGCTATTATGTTGGGGGCTCATAATGTACCCTTtgcaaaaatattcaataaatttaatggaaaatcatattttgtCGATCTCGGGTCAATTATTGTAACGGAGTAACACTAAACACATTTTCAAATCAACTAGcttatcaaaataaaatttaaatgacACTCCGCAAATAGCAATACTGCAAAATCCGAAAACAACAAAATAGTAGCAATAATGACAACTTTAtactatttaaattattgctattatttaatgtcactcttattttatttctttttttttgtgaattTTGCATGAAcagcaatattttttcaacgatttttattaacatggaataaaattattttaaaatatatatattcctgttttttttgttaattttacaTGTAcagcaatattttttttaactatttttattaacacgGAATAAATTTACCTTAAAATgtgcataaatattatatgtatgcattttttcCTTGGacttaaaatttatacaatTCTTAGTTAAAAAGCGACaacaattttcattttcaaaattgtcACAGTATATCATAATAAAGCACATAAGCGAAATACCTGAATTAGTAACAGTCTATAAGACAATATCgtaaaatattacataCTTATATGCTTATACAAAGGCATATACACACATTAGGCAATACTTGCgtgtatgcatatttttctacACACATCACTAACGGTGGggggaaataaaaaatatatatcattactttaatattaaatttactgatttataaatttcaatatttttcatgtttttatttaatttatattactcCAGAtcaaaaatttgtatatatatttatttgtgtcAACTGTTTATGCactattaataaaatacagaattttttatttataaaatttagttaaatatgaatatattatcgttgtatatttccttttttatgttcATTCTATTATCGAACAACTATGGTGTGTTTTCTTCTTCAACCAGTGTTGACAAAAATGGTAATATCCTCTTATTGAAAGATATGAAACCAGGGAACTCAAAAGaaactttaaaaaatgaattaataaataaaattaaaaaaaaagcaaatcATATTCGAATGCTATACAATGTtctaaatgaaaaaaatataaacaagcctatttacatatttataactgatcaaaatgaaaaaaaaaaacaattcctcaaagatttatatttactagGAAAATTAGACTCTCTACAAGGTTTCAACACACctatatcaaaatattatatatcactaaaaaacaaaaccaTATCATATAGGTATGTGCATGTCTTATTGTTCTAATTCattaagaataaaaaaagaaacataACCTATATTATGCTTTCTATAATTTATCACTTGCTCACCATTTTTCATacttcatttatttttggcTGTTTACCCATTTCATTactctttttttatagtatGCTTTTAGgagacaaaataaataatgaaagaaaatatattaatggtTTAAGTGTTGAAGATAAAGAGACATATGGTAATATTCGATGGTTCCTAAATAAGTATGTtctttgtttatattaatttttaaaaaatgtatttattttcctttttttattttatatattatagtgAAAGATAAAATTGATGAATACGAAAACCTAAGAGTTAGCGTTAATCAAATGTCCTCGAATATAggttaaaaatattcgaaaaaaaacaatgtgcatttagtaaatattttttaatatatgaatagtAGACTATCACAATCTTACTC
This window encodes:
- a CDS encoding mitochondrial ribosomal protein L41, putative, with product MIKLAISMLAKMGPSKGKGPLIAKYAPAGFKKGFGAIGLGRHTKKGFFIINKMLVPNFHVPDLSDCNLKPYVSRKTPLIVMKKQLGPKRKILN